ACCAGACATTACATTCACTTCTATTATATGTTATGTATCTGAGCCTGACAGATATATCGCTTCATCGATATCATGGACGATACTTTTGTCGaaatttaaatatatacattagcTACGTGCTAACAATGATGCTGGCACTAATATTAGCAGCAGTAATGTGATTACGGGAAGCTTTTAGTAGGTTAGGTGCAGGGTTAAAAAGTTAGCAAAGTGGCTAGCAAGCTATGTTTTATCAGAGCAAGACTGATATATCAGTATAGgcctatattattattattattattgttaagtAAGCTGCTTGTAGTAGCAACAGTACCAGAAAGTTAGCAAGGTAGCTGCCAGCATCCTATAAagattatatataaataatttgCGACAGAAGGATATTTGATTTCACCGGTATCGgcctaatatatatattattattatggttaTTAAACATAATAAGGATTAAGTGAGCTGCTTGTAGTAGCTACAGTACCAAAAAATTAGCAAGGCAGCTAGCCAGCATcctatatacattatatataaatGATTAGCGGCCGACGGATATATGATTTTATGGGTATCGGCTTATCATTgatatatcaatatatcaaGATGGCCGACACTTCTATAGAACAGAATCCAAATATGATTTaatggttgccatggtaatgggTGGGATATAAGATGCAGGAAGtgaacattttgtcctcaaTGCTGATGCGGCATGAACTGAAGACTACAGGGActacttttttttgctttagctTCTTCAGTCAGTGGTGGTTTGGGAACAACTTCACTTTTTCCAGCTGTTATGAATATTTTTTCCCACTGTGTATGTGAGCCAGATGTCAAAAACTACCACCACAGTCAGCGAATGAAGCAGTTGAGTTACATGCTGAGCACAGTTTTCTGCGGTCTGCTTCGTTCCGCGCACACTTCCTGTATAAGGATGGCTAAACCACTGACACGTGCTGCCAAGCAGATGGCACGCTGTTTGCTAGAAGTGGACTAGATATTTATCACAGATTTACCTTCTACCATGCCTGAAACGGCACTTAGAGCAAAAATGTGGTTCTGACTAATCTGTGGGCATGATACAGTGGAGACTCATAAGAGTGTATCagtgctgccatggcaaccagcAAATATTTCTACGACTTCCTGTTAGCACATAATACTGCGGATGGTGTTGTCTTCTGCAAACAGAATACGACTTGGGAGATGCCTTCGatgaaaaatatgtatttttaataacatttattaaaaattataattaaaaattAATAGAATTAAAAATTCATAATTATTTCTAAATTTAGCCATTTTTTTCAGCCATCAGTAACTAAGGGAAAATACAATGAGCAgttctataaataaataaataaataatattttttaaaatatttgtaaaaattaaaataaaaaatgtttttgttatttctaaatttaataatattttttcaGCCATCAGTAGCTGGGAAAATACAATGAGCAgttctataaataaataaataatagagcAGACTCATAAGAGTGTATCagtgctgccatggcaaccagcAAATATTTCTATGACTTACTAATGATTGTGTTGTCTTCTGTGAACAGAATTCGACTTGGGAGATGCCCTCAATGACCTAGGTGAGTGACTTTCTCTGTGGTTGGACGCTTTAAACCACATAAAAGTGATATAACACAATTATATCTTTTTGTTGCTATAGCACCCACACCTCCCAAACCCAAAGACCCAAAGAAGGCCCCGCCCAAATCTGACGGTTTGTATGACTTTCCTATATGATGCTGCACAGTACATATGAACATATTGCCTCATGTCATCCGATCATGTGATACTCTGGCAAGTCCACAAagggacaaaataaaatatagaattaaagctgcaagggGGGCGCTAGAGAGATGGCCACTGAGTAGACGTGTTTTTTTGAGCTCCTCATGACACGACcattcatcattttaaaaaaccACTTTCAGTGAACGTCCGGACCTCCGTTGTGTTTTTAAGACAAGCAGTGTTCGTTTGTCCACACTATCCAGTCAAGTCGTCAGCTAGCCGAGGCTACGGCTAAAGCTAGCCATGCTAAATCAAGCCAAAGTATGCAGCCCAGCGAGGAAGAAGACGAGTTGCCACTTATGTGGCAGAAGATCTCAAACAACATCCAAGTCAATTAATGATCGGTTCGACAAATTCGAGCAAAGTTTTCAAAGTCTTATAGCTGACCAGCAAGCGCTAATTGAGAGGATGGGAGATGTGGAAAGTCAAGCAGCAGACCACGAGCAGCGCATTCAGAGCCTGGAAACATCACTCGCGGAAGTACAGCAGGAGAATTAAAAGCTCCGCTCCAAACTTTTGGATCTGGAGGGAAGGTCTAGGCGCAACAACATAAAAATTGTGGGTATCCCTGAAGATGAAGAGCAAGGGAGGCCAACGGATTTCGTCTCTCACTTGATCCCTAAGCTATTTGGAGCAGAAAACTTTGATAAGCCGGTGGTCATTGACAGGGCGCACCGCACCTTACAACCCAAACCAGCTGATGGCTTTAAACCGCGCACCATCATCGCACGAGTGCATCTGGCTCAGGAAAAGGAGAAGATTCTACGGCTTGGAAGACAGCGCTCTCTGGATTACGGGGGAAAACGGATCTTCATTTTTCCCGACTATACCACAGACGTGATGGAGAAACGGCGGAGCTTCAGAGATGTGCTAAAGCGGCTGCAGGAGAAGAATATCCAGCATTCGCTTCGCGTCCCAGCGCGTCTTCACGTTCATCATCAAGGGCAGGTGAAAACATACAGCAATCCTGCTGATGCTGAAAAATTTGTGGACAACGAACTGAGTCAAGAAGGAGGACATACTGTTAATGTTAATACATAGAACGGTAGTTTTATAATGGATGGaatactgttttgttttattctacGTGTCTATGAGGTGACATgaggtgagtttttttttttttttttcttggcggCCTGACGCCCTAGAAAGGAATGAAGGTAGCTCAGCTTTGTTTGGGGAAGCAATGGGTGGGGATATTCTTCACACTTAAGTTTTatatgagtgtgttttttctgttgttctaTGTTCTTCACTTCCAGACAATCATTaatatctgttttttgtttaaatgcaactacactttgttttatattttttttttttttaactatcaATACCGATAATGTCTAATCCTGTTGACACCTTGTCCTTGGTCTCATGGAATGTTCACGGTCTGGGACACCCTATTAAACGGGGTAAAGTCTTCACACATCTTAAGTCATTAAAGGCTGATATTATGTTTTtacaagaaacacacactaTAGCCACACAGCATAGGAAAATTAGAGCCAACTGGATCTCTCAAGCCTATCATTCACCATTTACATCTAAAGCTAGAGGGGTAGCAATTGTTTTTCGTAAATCCGTACCTTTCAGCTTTCAGTCCTACACAACAGATCCTAATGGTCGGTTCATTATTGTAAACGGGCTTATCAACTTGCTCCCAGTAACTTTAGTTAATATATATGGTCCAAACTCTGATGATCCGGCCTTTTTTCGTAAAGTATTTGATATGATTCCAGATGATGGCTCCACTCATGTGCTGATTGGAGGTGACTTTAATTGCTATTTGGATCCATACCTGGACAGGTTTTCTACAGCTCCACCACCTAATATTCTTTCTGTACAGACCCTCAATAACCTAATTAAATCAAAGAGAACCGTGGATATCTGGAGATTACAGCATCCAACTGGTCGTGATTATTCTTTTTACTCCCATGTTCATAAGTCTTTTAAACGTATTGATTATTTCTTAGTCGACTCTAGATTAATCTCTAACATTGAGAGTAGTAAGTATCATAACATAATCATATCAGACCACAGTCCAGTTATCATCAACCTTAAACTTTCCCTTCCCAAACAGTCCTACTGTTGGCGCTTTAACGCTACTTGCAGACCCGGCCTTTAATAAATATATCAGCGAACAAATTTCTTTCTTCCTTGAGACCAATGATAATGGGCAGGTCAATGACTCAACTCTATGGGAAACCCTTAAAGTTTacattagaggacaaatcattTCTTACGAGGCTAGACAAAATAAACTCAGGCATGGTCGATTAGAGGAGATAGAGGAAGAATTAAAATCTGCAGATCAAATTTACAAAAGTACCCACCTCCAGTCTGATTATAATAAAGTCCTTAAATTGCAATACGAATATAACTCTATTCTAGGTGAGCAGGTTGGTAaaattttattaaaattaaaacaaaaacattttgaatttgGTGACAAGCCTCACAAATTGTTGGCGAGGCAATTAAAAGGTGAACAGGCGAGGAGAGCCATTTATAGAGTGAAGTCAAGAACAGGGTCCATGCTGACAGACTTACATGATATTAATGAACGTTTCAGAGAGTTTTATTCTGATATGTATTCTTCCAAGACAACTGCCACACAAGATGATTTTGATAGCTTTTTCAGATCTTTATCCCTTCCACAGTTGGATGCGTCATCTCGGGAACATCTAGATTCAGATTTTACTATTTTGGAAATACAGGAGTCCATAAAGGCATTCCCTACTGGAAAGGCTCCTGGCCCGGATGGTTTTGGCCCAGAATTTTACAAGGCTTTTGGAAAAATGTTAGCACCTTTATTATTAAGAATGATTCGTCAAACCTTTATAAGTAAATTGCTGCCATCCTCTCTAGGTGATGCCAACATTTGTGTTCTTCTAAAAGATGGCAAAGATGAAACGGACCCAGGCAACTACAGACCTATTGCCTTATTAAATTATGATCAGAAAATAATCACTAAGATTTTAGCTACACGATTAGGCAAATGCATAGCAAGCATTGTGCACCCAGATCAAACGGGTTTCATTCTGGGTAGATACTCTTTCTGCAACGTTTGTAAAATTCTTAATGTTCTATACACAGATCACAAGGATGATGAAGGTGCAGCTACACTGTCGCTAGATGCCCAAAAAGCCTTTGACACAATAGAATGGCCATACCTTCTTACTACACTCAGAAAATTTGGTTTCAGTAATAACTTTATTGAATGGGTCAGAATTTTGTATACAAATCCTAGATCCTCCATTGTTACAAATGGGAACAAATCAAAGCCTTCCTGTTGCAAAGAGGTGTGCGACAGGGGGACCCATTATCTCCCCTACTGTTTGATATTGCGCTTGAACCACTTGCAATAGGAATCCGGGCACACCCAGATATTAAGGGTATCAAACTGGGCAAAATAGAGACCCGAGTGGTGCTTTATGCTGATGATCTTCTTGTTTGTTTAGCCAACCCTAAAGTTTCCATCCCTGCTCTCCTGGACTATGTTAATTTATTTGGCAACATTTCTGGTTACACAATAAACTGGGGAAAGAGTGAATTTGTGCCTCTAGGGGACAACCTGCCTCAAGAGTTCCTGGACACCTTGTCTTTCAGGGTGGTGGATAATTATTTCAATTACTTAGGATTAAAACTGACAAAGGATGCCACAGATCTCTTTAAAGCCAATTTTACTGAGGTAATAAACAAACTTAAAGCTAATATTGAGGCTTGGAGGATATTACCTTTAACTATGATCGGACGAGTTAATGCAATTAAAATGGTTAGTTTACCTAGATTTCTGTATTTGTTCCAGAATTTACCCATTTATTTAAGTGCAAGGTTTTTCAAGAAGTTGGATTCTATCATACTACCCTTTGTATGGGGCTATAGGTCACATAGAATTTCTAAGGCTCATGTACACAAATCAACAGATAAAGGTGGTCTTGGTCTTCCAATTTTTAAGCATTATTACTGGGCTGCTAACTCCAGGGCTCTCACTTATTGGAAACACAGCAACCCTACAGATGAGGGACAGGTAGACATTCCCTCCTGGTTACAACTTGAAACCCCTGATCCTGATAATAAGAACATATCACTttgtacatgtttattttctgacTCTACATTTGATAAATCAACTCGGAAAGATTTTGTCCTAAGGAATTCCTTGCGCATATTACGTCGGATTAAAGTGGCCAATAAAATCCCTAAAGATTCAATATATATTCCAATTTGTCAAAACCCTTTTTTTAAGCCAGGGCAATTGGATGTGACGTGTACTATTTGGAAAAGGAAGGGTATCGTAACTCTAGCTGATTTGTATATTGACGGTTATTTTGCCTTGTTTGCCCAATTATGCAATAAATATAACATTCCTAATTCGCACTTCTTTCGTTACCTTCAAGTTAGGCATTATGTCAAACAAAGGTTTGAACATTTTGAAACTATTCCAACCTCTCATCCTTTTTATGATAATCTAATGCTTGCTCCAGAGTCAAAACATTTCATAACTAAATTTGAAGATTGtttcactgtctctgtctcctctgacttTCTTCGACAAGCCTGGGCTAGTGACCTACAATCGGATGTATCAGCAGAACTTTGGGAGAAAGCCTTGTCACTGGTTCACTCTTGTTCTATTAACACTCGTTATCGTCTGATACAATACAAGGTGATCCATAGATTGCATTATTCAAAGATTAAACTGAACAAAATTTTTCCATCAGTATCTACTCAATGTGATAAATGTTCCTCTGCTGAAGGGTCTTTGGCTCATATGTTTTGGTTCTGCCCTCAATTGTTTGGCTTTTGGTCTGCAGTTTTCAAATGGTATTCCAAATGTTACTCTAAAGATATTTTACCGAACCACAACCTGGCAATATTTGGATGTTCCACAGAGACGTTAGATTACACATCTGACCTGCAAATGGCCCTGCAACTTGGGATGGTGGTTGCGAAAAAACTTGTTCTACTCAACTGGAAATCTACCACTTCCCCAAGTTTTGATCACTGGCTTAAGGAAATGGTGTCTGTAATACAGATAGAGCGCAACAACAACAAGATAAACGAAATAGGCATGTGACTATATGGAGACCCTTCTTGGCTCAATGCCTTATAACCACATGATCTGGAGGGATGTTGTATACTTTATccaataatattttatttttatcttactCTACTGTACAATACTAGTTGCACACTTTGTCTTATGGTCTggcaggttttgtttttgttctgttgttcatctgtgtgttttttttcttgtttgtaaagaaaacaatggaaagaaacctctctcccagctgtaccggcacgagctgtggtctgcagggcagaagagtacagcaaaacacacatgtacaaaagacaggtcctccggccagcaggtggtgcagtgactgtagcatatcagcatgtaaatctgtgcagtgtccgatgttcagcatgactgtaaagtttcatccacataggatgaagtatgtgggagatacagccaaaaggacatctatttcctgtgcattggcgaagggtcaactttgtggcagcgccacagccagaccgtgtgacgaagtgctgcgtttttgataacttttggtctctaatgccttaagagtaaccagaccaactttcagatggattggacaaatccaataggaggagttcgtaaaagtgcggggagtgaaaattgcaaaatggcgcaggtttttcaaaatggcggacttcctgtgcgttttagagtatacctccaagagactttttttcttgtgtagaggtgatacatatgcgtacctattttcgtgtctgtaggtcaaacggggaagcagatctcattccagggggcgctgcagagccatgtggccacggccacatatgacgatgaggtgatgtGAAAAgatgcacaggggctgatgtcatgatagagtaagaggcaggtaggatgaacaaatcaagaaacacaacagctttctctatggtggcgaagggtcacctttgtggcattgccccgcccacacggtgtaataTCGaactgcgtttttgataacttttgctcagccatgtcttcagaaccatgtgacaaaatctcaggtctgtcagagtattcCCCTAGCAGGATtttgttcaaatacgaggtgtggaacatggataatcagcctgaacacaatccaTGCCgtcagtaggtggcgctatgatagtttctggtcattagcatatcaatctgttcagaatgacaggctcagcatgcctgatttttttcatccacattggatgaagtatgtgggagatacagccacaaacacatccatttcctgtgcgttggcgaagggtaaacttcgtggtggcgccacagccaaaccatatgacgaagtgctgcgttttggtccctgaccccttaaaggcgagtgcaccaattttcagccgtatcgagcaattcccctaggaggagttcgcaaaattgtggggtgtgcaaattggaacaagtcgtggttttttcaaaatggcggacttcctatacgtcgtggaattttcgtccaagaggctttttttcttgtcacgagacgatacatcagtgtaccgaatttcaggtctgtagcacttgcggtgaatattttcacactttagggggcgctgcagagccatgcagccatgcccgccaatggcgacagtgtgaAGTCGTGATTTTcatcgggggacaattttgtgccaaatttggtgagtttttgagcacgttcagggagGCAAAATCCCGATACCATGGGCGGAACAAGAATgacgtataataataataaacgcttgcatttcaatagggctcttgcaccattcggtgctcgggccctaataataaacgcttgcatttcaatagggctcttgcaccattcggtgctcgggccctaataataaacgcttgcatttcaatagggctcttgcaccattcggtgctcgggccctaataataaacgcttgcatttcaatagggctcttgcaccattcggtgctcgggccctaataagaaacgtttgcatttcaatagggctcttgtatcattcggtgcttgggccctaataaacaaaaaaatacaggcAGACAGCCAGCAGGGGGACTTTAAAGTTTTGATTTCGCAGTAAAAATGCAttcctctgcttctttcagGTGACCTCAACCTTTTCGATGCTTTTGGACCAGGTAAAAATTCACAGTGATGATTTTTACTTGCGTTaaattcatgaaaaaaaaaatatatatatatattgtttttgtagGTGCGCCACCAACTGAAAAACCAAAGCAACCAAGTTCTGGAGGTACTGGTGGCTTTGGATTTGATctggaggatgctgtcaaaCCAGGTAGAAGCCGCCATCTTTTCAACATTTGTTTCCTCCCCATTGACAACCATTGGGATCATTGACTGATCCGCTTTTACACCCACAGACCCCAACCCAAAACCTGACAAACCGGCCATCGACAAACCAAGCGGAGGGGGTGAGTCTTTTTACCCGATGTCATGTGACATCACCGCAGACAGGAAGAAATAAATCTGTGGTGTCTGACAGGTGGAAGACCGTTCGGAGACTCGGACTTGGTGGACGTCAACGAAGGGGACTACACACCTGACAGGGGACACTCAGGAGGTAAGGAGCCGGCCGATCAGATGTCACctaaatatatacacactttGTGGTCTGTCCTAAAAATACACCCCAGTGTGCTTTACACCTCAGCACACCAGTAGGATCTTGTGTCGTACTACAATGCTTTCTAAAGCACGAATTGAGACAAAAGTAACTGTAGTGAAGcctaaaatattattaaaatatttttaaattaaaaattaaaaaggacCAAATAAGTCAGTCATAAGTCAAATCAGTTTTTGCACAGTGGAAAGCCaataattttttttgtattagtaaactttttaataatatttattaaaaaatatatatatattttatgttatatatatttttttttaataaaatagaAACTACAAAAAGgaaatacaatatttttttcAGCCATAAGTAACTGGGAAAATACAATGAGTAgtggtataaataaataaataaataaatatagttaTGCCTGTATTGTGGCAGTTattaatttagatttttataaaataaaataaaaaagtaaaagttaaaaaaaaacgttttggTTATTTCAAAATTTTCTTCTTTCTaaatttaataatattttattactattttaatttataatataatataatataatataatataatataataaaataatataaaataaaataaaaaagataacatttaaaaaaatatttcaaaatttaatgtttgatattatttttaatttaattttacaaaTTTTTAATATTTGCTTTTCAGTAACTGGGAAAATACAATGAGCAGTTCTATAAATAAACAATTAAAATATAGTTATGCCTGTGTCCGTTATGGATTTACggtagataaaataaaataaaacaaaagtttaaaaaaccttttttatttctaaatttaatcaaatgtttaatattatttttaatttgtaattaAATTTTTAATATACTTTTATAATTATATTCTTTATAAGTAATGGGGAAAAGCagttctttaaataaataaatagataaatacataaataaataaatagtttagataaataaataaaaatgaaataaaaaaatgtgagaaGTTCAAAAATATTTAGAGAATTTGCATTAAAGTAACACATTGATTATTGTGATTATCGTAGTTTATTTAACATCTTGGAATGAGAGTATCATTAGTCATAGAGAGGATGCAGGTCTGTTCTTTCCATTGTTATATTGTCTGCACTACAGCTGACTCAGCTGTTCTCTATGTCCCAAAACAACGACTCATTGTTTACTGCCATGGCAACACTACTAGTAGAGTACTACTCTGTTCTGTTGTTTACTCTGAgcttggagaaaaaaaagaataaaaaggatTCAGCTGTAATGAAAAACACATGGGCGCCTTTCAGAAGGAGTTTGTTCGATTGTTTCTGACGGAGGAAACAAAATGTCTGACTTTTTAACCCCTTGTTTTCAACCACAGGTCGAGCATCGGACCCCGGCTACGATCAGGGTGAGTATTAAAGCAGTTAAAGTGGAGGAAGCAGCCACATGCAGAACAACCCATTGAACACATAAGAGACAACACAGAGTCAGAGGAGAAGTGCATGGTCTAAGTATGCAGGggtaacgagacacaggtgcaACCAATGAGGGcggagcagccaatcagagagggAAGTAAAATAAATTGAGGCACACGTGGATGtctgactttcaaaataaaacaggaagtacgagAAACTGGCTTTGGACATAAAAGGAAAGGTATTTCGaaataaaagacacaaattaaaacaatataaaacaggATTATGTCAGAagatattttcaaaataaaacaggaagtacgagGGGAACTGGCTTTGAACATTAACCTAATATAAAAGGAAaggtatttcaaaataaaacacacaaattaaaaccataaaaacagtaaaatgtcacacgatattttcaaaataaaacaggatgtaCGAGAAGCATTAAGAAACTGCATTTGAACACATTTTTGCAACACAaaagaaacatatttaaaaataaaagacacaaattAAAACCATATAAACAGGAAAATGTCACAggatattttcaaaataaaacaggaagtatgaGAGAAACTGCTTTGAACATTAAACTAATATAAAAGGAAaggtatttcaaaataaaagacactAATTAAAACCATATAAAACAGGATAATGTCACAggatattttcaaaataaaacaggaagtacattCAATATAAAGAAATTGCCTTTGGAAATTAAAACTaacacaaaaggaaaagtatttcaaaataaaagacagctagtaatatacatatatgtaaatAACAACCCAATAAACTGGGACACACATGGATCgctgactttcaaaataaaacaggaagtacgagAAACTGGATTTGGACATTAAACTAAgttaaaacagacaaaataaaaccatgaaAACAGAATATTTTCAAAGTAAATCGCAAATAATTGTAATAGTTTTCTGTAATCAACATTTTAAGACTGATTTTGGACTCTTTATTCCTTACAGGTGGTGCCGATCAGCCTCAAGGTAAGTCCTCTAAATAAATCAAATCTGAAAAGTTAGCTTTGCATGATGggagcaccccccccccttcctttcattgtgtttgtgaCCTGCTGTTGACTTTTTATGgggcacttcctgttttgttcccTTCTTAGAGGATGTTCACTGCTTTAGTAGCTTCCTTTGGTCCGTCACATTGACCTATCGCAGCTCAGGGAGATTTAGCTGTTGCTAAGAGATAGCCCTGGTCTGGTGTCTCTCTGAAAAACCACTGCTACAATTGTGTCGTTGCAGATCCAGACCTTCTGTGGGGCAAAATCCTGAAGATGATTTATGCTAACATGCCAGAGGAATTCTATGCATGGACATCCAACTTAAAGCAAATCTTGGCGCCTTTGTTAGACAGGGTCATGGATCTGCTGCAAGCCTTGCCATGACGGCACTGGTCCAGTTGGATCtcgggttaaaaaaaacaaaaaacaaaatcagggCTAGGTGCCACATCAGATCTCTCTTTTGAACTTTAAATGCTTGGGCAGTGGGCGTATTTCTCATATTTTTCTATGATGTTTACCTTTTATTTTCTAAAGTTTACATTCACATTAGTGAAGCATGGCAGTGTCGGTGTCATGGTTCACGCCTGTTTTGTTGCATCTGtaccagaatggagttcttaaAACAGATTACAGAGTACAGATTATAAAATAAGACGCGCCCAATCCTGGGACCAAATTCTAACATACAAGCTTAAAAACTCTGTGGTTAGAACTACCTTACCTAGGATCTGGTTTTTGGGTGtggatttctctgtgtgtgtcaggacacGCCTG
This region of Parambassis ranga chromosome 2, fParRan2.1, whole genome shotgun sequence genomic DNA includes:
- the LOC114452837 gene encoding CD99 antigen-like protein 2 isoform X2, which gives rise to MKFHLRISLLFFLVTGTLTQEFDLGDALNDLAPTPPKPKDPKKAPPKSDGDLNLFDAFGPGAPPTEKPKQPSSGGTGGFGFDLEDAVKPDPNPKPDKPAIDKPSGGGGRPFGDSDLVDVNEGDYTPDRGHSGGRASDPGYDQGGADQPQEAGSGQIAGIASAIGVALLGAASSYFAYQKKKLCFKLQGGADPERGKAHQGAHSEPQVLSNLLQTNT
- the LOC114452837 gene encoding CD99 antigen-like protein 2 isoform X3, which translates into the protein MKFHLRISLLFFLVTGTLTQEFDLGDALNDLAPTPPKPKDPKKAPPKSDGDLNLFDAFGPGAPPTEKPKQPSSGGTGGFGFDLEDAVKPDPNPKPDKPAIDKPSGGGGRPFGDSDLVDVNEGDYTPDRGHSGGRASDPGYDQGGADQPQDPDLLWGKILKMIYANMPEEFYAWTSNLKQILAPLLDRVMDLLQALP
- the LOC114452837 gene encoding CD99 antigen-like protein 2 isoform X1, with the translated sequence MKFHLRISLLFFLVTGTLTQEFDLGDALNDLAPTPPKPKDPKKAPPKSDGDLNLFDAFGPGAPPTEKPKQPSSGGTGGFGFDLEDAVKPDPNPKPDKPAIDKPSGGGGRPFGDSDLVDVNEGDYTPDRGHSGGRASDPGYDQGGADQPQAEAGSGQIAGIASAIGVALLGAASSYFAYQKKKLCFKLQGGADPERGKAHQGAHSEPQVLSNLLQTNT